GGTCGGGTGCTTCATCTCGACGATCATGTCGCGCGCCTGCACCTGAGGGTCCTGCACCATCTCCTCGGGGTCGTAGACCTTGCCCACGCAGACGTCGGCCTTGACGAGCAGGTCGAACCACTCGTCACGGTTCTTGGTCCTGATCAAGGCCTCGATCTCCTCCCGCGCCTTGACCTCCTCGGGATTGGCCGCGCGCACGAACTGATCGTGCTTGCGCGCGAACCGGACGAAGTCGGGGCGGCCGATGGCCTTGCAGAAGTTCTCCCAAAGCCAGGGCTCCGTGCAGCCGATGGTCAGGAGCTTGCCATCCTTGGTGTCGTAGATCGCGTAGTAGGGGTAGGAGCCGCCCAGGAAGCCCTCGCCCCGCTTGGGGGCCAGGCCGTCGCTGAAGTAGAAGCGCATGTTGGGCGTGGCGGCAAGCAGCGCGATCGTGGTGTCGAGGTAAGAGACGTCCACGTACTGGCCCTTGCCCGTGCGCTCGCGGGCGAAGAGCGCGAACATGACGCCGAGGGCGCCGTGCATGCTGGCGCCCGCATAGTCGGCCACGAGATTGAGGGGGATGACGGGCTTCCGGTCGGGCTCGCCGATGAGGGTGAGCACGCCGGCCAGCGACAGATAGTTCATGTCGTGGGCAGGGTAGTCGCGATATGGGCCGTTCTGGCCGAAGCCCGAGAGCGAGCAGTACACGATG
This genomic stretch from Candidatus Methylomirabilota bacterium harbors:
- a CDS encoding CaiB/BaiF CoA-transferase family protein, translating into MGVLDGIKVLELARVPPAEMPGMMLADMGADVLKIDTPSDTQEDPEEQRRAAFVYVNRNKRSMALNMKAPEGQAIFTKLAAQADVIIEGFRPGVMKRLGADYETVRALNPRIVYCSLSGFGQNGPYRDYPAHDMNYLSLAGVLTLIGEPDRKPVIPLNLVADYAGASMHGALGVMFALFARERTGKGQYVDVSYLDTTIALLAATPNMRFYFSDGLAPKRGEGFLGGSYPYYAIYDTKDGKLLTIGCTEPWLWENFCKAIGRPDFVRFARKHDQFVRAANPEEVKAREEIEALIRTKNRDEWFDLLVKADVCVGKVYDPEEMVQDPQVQARDMIVEMKHPTLGTIKEFGIPIKLSGTPGTVRTPAPYAGEHTEAVLRELGMTAADIKGLREKKIVG